A window of Mustela lutreola isolate mMusLut2 chromosome X, mMusLut2.pri, whole genome shotgun sequence genomic DNA:
CTTGTGCAAGTGATCATGGTTTTCCACTCTCAGAATGAATTCTCAGTTACTCAGACGAAATGGCAAACCCAGGTCTGGCTTATCTGTTGGCCTATGTGCTTTGTGTTATCCCTTGTTCCCGTTTCAGTCCTGTCTTCCTGAAGTTTTACTATGGAATCTGGTAGAATTAGCAACTGTCTGAAATTAGAATAGGTATGATGGGCTAAATTTAGCTTCTCCCCGAATCTCTTCTCAGTCCCAAGAAGCATCTCTCAGGTTCCAATTGAGATTTTCACTGAGAATTCCTTGGCCTGGGAACCAGAAGAGACATCTTCTTTAGAATATAACCATAGCAACAAAGAAACCAAATTACTCTTGCTAAATTCCCAAGAAGCTCTAGTCATTATTTGATAAACTTCATGGTCAGTGTAACAGGTGACCAAATTTGTGGTGAGGCCCTCCAGCCAAAATCAGTTTTCTGGCTGTGTGTTTCCCAGGGAACTTCTCACCTCCTGCAGTCCTCTCTAAGAGGTCTTGGGTCTCTGGTTCTTCTTCAGCTTCTTGTCATGTTAACATTGACCATGAGAGCCAGATGGTTAATCTGAAGTCTGCACTCAGCATCAGACTGGTGGTAATACTTTCAGCACTGTCCCTCTGCTCTGAGGGTGACTCCTGTGGTGTCCATTTTTAGCTCTGGACTTGAGAGGCACTTTGGCCTTCTCTTTAggttcagtttttgttttccctggctTAAACATatgctgtgttttctctttcaatagtaaatgaacacatttaattataaaaaatgtttcaaggataagaatattaaaaagaaaatctcaattaCAAGCTCATTTTGCAAAGGCATTAATCTTGGGGCATATTGCGtgcattttgcattttgaaatatattgacAAAGTAGTTTCCAGAGGTATTTTACCAATTTCCACTCCAGACAGCAGTTTttgagagtctgcttttcccattcctttatttattttcagctccATTTCTAGTCAGTTTTTTCACTCTGTTTTTATTGCTGACTAGTCTGCTTTTTCATTGAGCCAGTGATCTGGAACTCCAGTGTATTCCAACCTACAACTTGTCTAAAATTTAACTTATCTTGACTCTCTAGAATCTTGTCTTCTAAGGATGAGCTAATTGACTATAGTTTATTGTTTTTAGGGATGCAAGGCTGTGAGATGAGCTTGACGTTCAGATAAGCAACATTAACTCTCAGGGCATCTGGTTGATGCTTCTCCGAGAGTAAGAAGGAAAGCCTGGGATTAAGGATTTTGTGTTTCAAACACCCTGTGTCAGTGCACATGAACCGCTATAGAAACTGAAAGTCACACGTGGCCTATTTGTTTCAGGGTCCTCAGaggagttctctctctccctcccctgatgGTTTCATTTGCATAACCAAGCAGCTTTGGAGTGAATTAGGTCAATGTCTTGTTTCTAGCTTCTTGTTGAATACTGCCTCACTGAAAATTCTAGCTCTCCCTTATTCCCAGGAGTTAGCAATTGGCCTCAGCGTAGCATCTTTGGGCAAACAGCAGCAGGGATCTGGCAACTTTTTGGAGAACATCTGAACTTGTTTTCAAAAGGCATGTCTTCCCCTTACACCTAAGTCACTTCCTGGTATGGGTTGAGTCCGCTGAAAGGAAAGTCTCTGTAGGAGATTTGTTCAAATGGAAATAGTATATCATGGTGATGATAATTTAAAATTGCACTGAGACCCTTGAAGTGGATGGAAAATTGCACTGTTTCTCACCATAAAGAGTTCACAAAGGGCTCCAGACAAACACATCACTGGCCATAAGCAACAGAATTTGGGCTTTAACACAAACAGTTTAAACAGTTTGGCTATAAAGGAGGTCAGAACAGAGCAAACAGGGTTAGCCTTAAGGGATAGTGTTTTGGTTGAATGTTTTAGGTTCCATGAGTATTTGCATTTTGTGGCTTATTAGGAGGATGGCATTGTTTTATCAAATAACTGAGGCTCCCAAGAGGCTATAGCACCCTGGTTTCAGGGGCTTGGCATgcaaaaggagggaaggagcagagctaGAACACAGCTAACAGTACAGAGGACAGTCCCTCAGCTTTATAGAGCCCACCTCTGGGCTTTGCTGCTGTTCTGCGTCTGGAAACCCACAACATGCCATAGAGATTTGGAGCTTGGAGAACTGGGTGATCAGGACACTGGGCCAGgactggggcgtctgggtggctcagtaagttaagtgtctgcctttggctcaggtcatggtcccagggtcctgggatcgagccctgcattgagccccacatcaggctccctgctcagctgtgagcctgcttctccctctccaactccccctactgtgctctctctctctctgtggcaaataaataaataaataaagtctttttaaaaaagttaattggGGATGCcggggcggctcagttggttgggtggctgcctttggctcaggtgatgatcccaatgtcctggcatcaagtcccacatcgggctccttgctccgcagggagcctgcttccccccaaccctctctctgcctgcctctctgcctgcttgtactctatctctctgacaaacaaataaataaaatctttttaaaaataaaaataaaataagaaaggaaattggACCAGGATTCCATTTGGAGGTCTAATAGCTCATCCAAGGATGTCTTGATCAGGGCCACCAACCACTTTTATTCTACATGCCACACCATCTACCCTAGGCAGAGCCGCTCAGGCAGTATAAAAATCAGAGTAAACATGGAGATATTAGCACTTACAATTGCCAGGCTTTAACCGTTTTGTTTATATTAACAGAGTTACTATTCATGACAATCCTATGGGGAAGGTactagaaagggaaaggaaagggcagGAATAATCTAATGCAATTCAACAACTGTTCATTAAGCTCTGAACCTATTCCCGGGAATGCGGTAATGAACGAGATAAAAGGAGGGTGTATAGGAAGATGGAATACAAgtagagagagtagggggagaaAAAGGAGTAAGGGGACGGAgaggggggaaaggagaggaggagagaagagaaaggaagaggagaaatgatgaagataaaagAAAGCCGTGCACATGGCAGGCAGTGCTAATAGGAAAAACTGGCCCCATGACCTCAGGGGTCAGCCCCACTGTTTGGGCTGAGGATGAGGCTAATTTCTTCTGGCCCAGTCTGTCACCCACATCACCACGAGGCTGGCACACACAATCCTTCCAATAAGCCAGCTCTGCTCCTGGCAACAACGGCCCGAATTAGCCCATGGCAGGCAACTTCCCCCCAGGGTTAGCCTGGGCTTTTCCCCAGTTTACAAAGGCACGTGAGCTTTTACTGTTCTCTCAATGTGcctcttagattttcttttcctaaggGCCTCTGGACACAAATCTACCTTTTGCATCTTCAGGCAGTATTTGACCAAATGGCACATTTGTATCCTCCTGCCATCGCCAAGATTCCTCTTTTGCCAAGGTTTGCAAGGGTGCCCACTTCCAACAGTTGCTACCTGTTCCAGTGGTACCCTCATGTCCctctttgctcttcttcttcccccCACAACCTGACTCAGAAGGAACCCTTCAGTCCCTTCTGATCATCGGGAAGGGCTGCCAGGGCCTTGCACTGATGACATTGCTACCCTCTGTCAGCCTCCTTTTCGGGCAAGACTATATGGCACGAGCCATGCTTTCTCTCCTGCCTTGGGGGGCGGTCCCCATGAAAAGGATTTGCGGCGGCTGCCCAGCCCTTGCCATACCCCAGACCCACCTCAGTCCTGACTTAATGCAGGTAGCTTCCCAGATGCATTGAGATGCCAGGACTTTGAAGGTGTAATTCGATCTCAGAAGACACTGGCCCTGGAGACATATTCTTACAGTCCAGAGAGGAAGGACAGTCTGAGCAAACCCCACCCTTTCACAGCCACTCAGTTCCCtttttttgtttcctgacttaaaccaatgccttttttttcttcttctcagcaGCATGGTATCTGGTTccctgctgctgtccttatccccccacccaacccccaactGTCCCCGCCCTTCATTTGCTTGGGACCTCTGACACTCCTGTCTTGAATGTGCTCTTGAAAGTGTTCTGCTCAACATTACTGGGGCCACTGAGACTCTAGATGGGGCTGGGTTGGCAAACAGGTCACCATGCTGACCTCCCCAAGGTAAAGGGACCTGGTACCCTAAAGATCTGTGGGGATAATCAGCAGAGAGCGGAGACTTAGAGGAAGGACAAGAAATGCAGACctgcaaagacaaaacaaagggTCTAATGAGGGAGAATGTCTTTAGAGCCTCCTGTCCTTGAAGGCAGTGGACATTGGGGGGTCACACCGTTACTCTTGATAAGGAAAGATGGAGGGTGCTCACAAAAGGGACCCCAAAGTGCAGAacctgagagagagaggtagagacaAGACTTCCCCCTGCTGAGTCATTTTCTAAGAAAGCCCTTTTTCCCCCTACAGATAAAAATGTCTGAATGTAAGCCCACACAAAGACTTGTGCCCTTCCCCATTTTCTGTGGATGTtgattttctccctttcaaatTTGGCCTCAGGGATTAACTCTTCATGTACACCTTTCTCTTTAACTCTGTAAACCCATGAACCCAAGTAAACACGTCCCTCAAAGCCCGAATGTGTCCTCAGCTACTTCCTAGCCTATGTCTAGCCATAGTCATCTCTCGGAGCCTTCTCCTAGAAAATGCAGCTGGTCGTGGCTGCCGACCAGGATGGCAGCATGGCCCCGGCTGACTGGTCTGCAAGCCCACCTTGACACAGGGGGCATGGCCATGTTCTCGCCCCCAGGTGCTGGATCTTAACATAGGAACAGATCACAGATCTCACCAGAAGTCTGTCTGTCAGAGTTTTTAAGACaacaaggtgttttttttttttttctaaagcattttGTAGGAATGGTAGAGTGGGTAATCCTCACATCTGCACAAGATAGATGGGCAATAAGTCTTGCACGATCTCACTATATCATTGACAACATACATCGTCTTACTAGCCACCTCTGAACAGCTGCTCTAGTCTCCTGTCTGAGAGTCGCCATCACAGacattttccttccctccccctttcttcaGTCAGATGCTCACTGTTGTCACCTGGCCCATCTCTTCACAAGATCCATCTTGGGGTGGAGATTGGAAATTGATAGGCATACAGTGGAGGATCTGGACAAGGGAGAATGGGACAGGGGATAGGGTAAGATAGACCTAggcaattttttttaaccatcttcCCACGAGCCCTTCCTTAACACACTTGTCTAGATGATCGAAGGGCTGCACCCAAATAGTGCAAATAAATGGCCTAGTGTCACCTCAAAAGAGTTCCAAGGTAATATAAGGTTCTGGTTTTGGTAGTATCCTGCTTAACATTTTTCCTAATGAGCTTTGAGGAAGATACAGAAAGTAGCCTAGCTAATTTGTGAATGCTACAACGCTCTCGGGGGCAAGACTGGGTGATGGAACCAGAGCAATCAGTTTGTAAAAAGATCTTGATCACCTGGTATGAAGAGCAAGTGTATTTTACCAGAGCTAAGGGTCATGTCCTGTAATGGGGCACTGAACTGAACTTTAAAAGACTCCAGGTGAAGGTGGAATAGCAGTAGGATTTGTGCAAATGGTTCAGAGGTTTTTGCTGATAGTAATGAAGAGAAACGTCATGTCAGTAACATGGCTGCCAGAAAATCCAAGGTGAAAATAGGCTTCCTGTAAAATATCTAGATAGAGGAAAGTAAATAGGCCACCTACTCTGCAAGGTCAGGCCATATCTAGACTCCTGTGTTCAGTTCTGGCGCCTCATGTTAGGGAAAATTAATGAGCAGGAGCATGTCCAAAACACAGACCAGGATTAGTGAAGGGAATCAAAGCCAAAGCCACACCATACAAGGTGTGATACAAAGATCTAAGGTTGACTAAGAGGGGCCATGTTCACTGTCTTCATAATTCCATGTTACTAACATCAAAAGCCTCTAGAAGCCCCTCAAAGTCCAGTGAGACTGCCTAAGAGCCCAAAGAGAAGAATATGCTGAAACTATGGGCTGGCTGTCCGGCAAAGAAACTTTTAGGAAATGTAGTAGCAGGTAGGGGTACTGTTTTCATTATCTCCTTCCCAGAGACCACCCAACAAAAAGGGGATAATCTGAGAGTCAGCTCTGGACCCCTGGGTGTTCCTGGAGAATTATGCAAGCAGGAGACCCCAGGCTTTCATAGTTCCTTAGCCCCTAATCACTGGTACCCCTTCCTGAGTCCCTGCTCAGTTCTTCATCAACCTCTACCCTGGTTGCACTGTGTGATGACATGGTTAGGTGCAAGGCTGTGGTGCTAGAAACTACCTGGGATGAAATTCCAGCTCCACGAAATAAACACCTGtgttgtgcctcagtttcctcacctgttaaATATTAGTAATGGCACACAGTGCATGGGGTGGTTTGGATTACAAGAGGTAGTAGATGAGGTGTTTAGGAAAACGCCTGGTATATATTAAGTGCTCAGTAATTGTTAACTATTATAATTTCCAGGCCACAACAGACATACTGTATAATGGTAAAGAAACCCAGGCTCTGGAATCAGATCACCTGTGTTTGTGTCCTGGTTCCACTAAATACTATCTACAGTGGGCAAAATGTTGATGATCCTACggcctcaattttcttatctttaaaatgggtatGATAGTACCACCTACCTCCTGGAGTTACTGTGAGAATTTTATGAGACAATCCATTTTAAATACTCAGTACCCTGCAGTCTTTCTCTGCTACACTCTTGAAACCTAGCACATGACTTCTGCCAGGTatgcagggaaaggaagagatgctggatatttttttttttttatctcttggcCTGTTGATTGTTATTGTGCGAGCTGAACAATTTCATTGTCACGTTTCAGGGCAGCCAACTTGTTCCTTCAATAAAAGGGGGCTGCTTGAATGCCGATCCTTCATACTGTTTTACAAAGTACtttctaattataaatttatgAGACTGATTATTTTGTTACCGTGTCCCTGCCCTAGCAGCCCAACACAGAATAGGAATTCAATTAACATTTGTGGGATGAACCAAACAGCCATGTGATAAATGAATTAGAGCACTGGCTCCCTCCAAGCCTTCAGTTAACCAGTAGTTCCCTGTCAAAAATAGTCCCAGTGTCCTTGATATGAAACAGTAACAGAACCTGGGTGTGTAGGGCTCCTCCCTTTGATCCTAGTCCTCGCTTCCCTCGGAGATTGGGACAGGGACGCCCAAAGGTCTAGAACGAGCACTGTTTCCCTCGTTTAACGCTGCTACCTAGCGGCGTCCGCCAGAAGCGATGAAGTGAGGAAGAACTGCAAAGCTTGGGCACCCGACCCAGGTCAAAGATAGGATCGGCCTCAGGCCTGGCCCTTCCTTAAGCTCCTATCCACGGCTCCGAAGCGAGTCCTCTCAGCCGCCAGAGGGCGGTGCTCACAGAGCCTTAGACTCTATGGTCCTTCTCGCCACTCCCATGAGCAAGAGCGACCAGAAACCTCCTATATACTTCCGTTTCCGGGCacgtctctttctttctgtgtggaTTGCGCTCTCGCAAACATGGTAGGATTTGGGGAGCGGGCCTGGTAACATCCAGCTTAATCTTTCCACCCCCTTCGACGGAGGCCGACCCAGGCTGGCTTTAGGTCCATTCGCGGACTCGTTGTACCAAAGAAACCCAGCGCTGCTGGGATCGGCCCCGAAGGCACTGGGCTTCGGGGTCAGGAAATGAAGTGATGGGATCAAAGAGGTAGACTAAGCCGGGGTTGGAGGGAACATGCACGCTCTCCACTTCGGGGCCCAGTGAAGGCCGCTGGACCTGAAGCACATGGCGGCTGTACCACCTTCTAGTCAGGTGGTGTGTGCTCGCGAGGACTGAGAGTCGAGCCTTCGGGGGAGGTCTTAGGTTCGGCTGGGTCGTTAAGGGCGTTGTGCAAAGGGTATCTGATAACGCTGCTCGTTCTGAACGGTTTCTTTACTAGGTGAACGTTCCTAAAACCCGCCGGACTTTCTGCAAGAAGTGTGGCAAGCACCAACCCCACAAAGTGACACagtacaagaaaggaaaagattctCTTTATGCCCAGGGTAAGACGGCCTGTATATAATTTGGTTTTAGTGGAATACATACACCGTGCCGTGCCCCGTCCCTCACTGCCACTTGGGTATTGTTTTTCTGCTGGAAAACCCAAGATAAAACGTGTAAGAAGACTTCGTGTGGCAGTTGTGATTATCTTTGGTATGTTGTAACAAATAACCTCATTCTTCCAGGAAAGCGGCGTTATGATAGGAAGCAGAGTGGCTATGGTGGGCAGACGAAGCCTATTTTCCGGAAAAAGGTTAGTAGTAATTACCATTTGACATGCTTCTGTAGTAAAGACTTTGCATTTTTCTCTAGCCTAAATACAGTACAGGTGTGTGTTTTCATAGTTCCAGCGATTCCCTACGTTACCTGCAGTGACCCATCTAGGAGGCAGTGTAGCTATGAGCGCAACCCCGGTCTGACTCTAGTCAGACTCTAGTCTACAATCTTGCAATATCttggtgttttattatttttgtcctaACCTTTTTGAAGAGGCAAAATTAAGTTAAGAGGAATGTGCTCTAATTTCCCAAGGACTGAAGTTTCAGTACACCAGTGAATCCTTTCTTCGTTACCTTTCATACCCTAGTGAATCTTCAGCCCTTGCTTGCAGTGAGAATTGCTCTCTTACTTTGCTTCTCAGTTCAGAAGCCTGCATACTGCAACCAATCTCGTGAGGCTTTCAGAGTTCTTAAAATCATCATGTAAGCCTCCCACTGCACTTCTGAATTCTCCTGTCCTCATCCAGGCCAAATGAGTTTCTGTTCTGCCCTAGGTGATCTGGTGCCCCTTAAAGTACATAGTGCCTGGAACAGCATTCCTGTGAACACAGCATTTCTTTTGGTGCTTTGCTCATTCAGCCTCCTGCCAGAAAGTACTAAGGAATAACAGTTGTGTTCATTTAGGTGCCATAAATGGTTTGAGCTCAAGGTGGTAAAGATTGCCTTTTCGCATTTGGCTAACTTCTTTAGAAGGTGGGAAGATTCTGCCTAGGCTTTGGTTTTTTGGAGAACTGTGAATAGGCAGAAGTAGAATTCTGATTATAGGAGTAGTCTTAAAAAGTTGATTCCTGTACCTTGAGTTAAATAGATACAGTTGAATACACATAAATTGTAGACATAATTTTAGGTAGTCTCTAGAGAATTGATAAATCTGAAGTAACAATTATTAAATTCTGTTTATTGAGAAAGTTGTGTTCAGTTCATGGTTTCAGGGATTTGGTTGACCCATTTTTGTTTGTGGGGAATACAAGTATGTAGAGCTGGTGAAAGGCCACAAGTTCAAGGTGGTGTGATAAATGACCATTTGGTAAGAAGCTCTTCAGGGTGTTTGATGGGAATAGAGGATTTGATGGCAATTAGATGATCTACCTTTGCtattaaatttcttcttaaatgcACTGATTCTcacatttctgttttctccccATAGCTAAAGACAAATTGCTAAAACTGTCATTTGCAAAGCTTCCCTTTAAGTAGTACTTAACCCAACAGTCCTCTGTTTTGAAGAAAGATTTTCTGCAGTGATTTATGAAAGGATTGACTTCATTTTTTCCAGGCTAAAACTACAAAGAAGATTGTGCTGAGGCTTGAATGTGTTGAGCCCAATTGCAGATCTAAGAGAATGCTGGCTATTAAGAGATGCAAACATTTTGAACTGGGAGGAGATAAGAAGAGAAAGGTATATAATTGCAGGTGGAAGGGTGCAATCTTTCCTGTTGGGTGAGGTGAACATTTCTCTCCACTTAACTGATGGTGGAATCCGGA
This region includes:
- the RPL36A gene encoding large ribosomal subunit protein eL42; amino-acid sequence: MKRICGGCPALAIPQTHLSPDLMQAWPFLKLLSTAPKRVLSAARGRCSQSLRLYGPSRHSHEQERPETSYILPFPGTSLSFCVDCALANMVNVPKTRRTFCKKCGKHQPHKVTQYKKGKDSLYAQGKRRYDRKQSGYGGQTKPIFRKKAKTTKKIVLRLECVEPNCRSKRMLAIKRCKHFELGGDKKRKGQVIQF